A stretch of DNA from Juglans microcarpa x Juglans regia isolate MS1-56 chromosome 5D, Jm3101_v1.0, whole genome shotgun sequence:
aacaggagaCAAAAAAACAGCTATTGaaaaaaacttaaatgaaacattaaACGGTGccctttcttctcctttttttaaatgaaattagcAAAGTAGGTATTACCTTATACTTCCTTGCATAGCGTAAAGCTTCAAGATAATAACCATCTTGCACTAAAAACAACACATAGTCATGATGCAAAGAAAGCTGCCTTAGCATATCCAGACCCAGCTTCCCGGTTTGGATATTCTGATGACCAGACTCAAGGAGTTGCAATGCAACTTCTTTAGAAGGTTCAACAATCTGTGACAAAATAGCTTCCTCTGTTAGCCTCAAACCACAATACAAATAAAGCATAGACCGCCTTCCATTACTTCACAGCCCCACACACTTATAGATGGAAAGTGTGTGGATACCTTGTTTATGACAAACAGTCCAAGTTCTGTGTATCTCTCATTGCGTGCTAGCAGTTGTATGGTCAAAACATAAAGATTTGGATGCACTTTAATCTTTTCTGAGTTAGCACTGCAAAAgtaaatacaataataattcattggacaagaagagaaatgaaaatAGGTACGAGTAACAGAATAGGGGTGTGTGTATGTGCGCGCGCGTGCACACAACCGTTTAGTCCTTAATTAGATTATCACTTTCAGGCACTCACCCAGCCAAGGTAGCCTAATAATACAGAGATCAGTCTAAATCCAGGTCTTAGACTAATTTCCTAGCCCATCAGGTAGAAGCAAGGCAGCTTATGATAGCTTGATTACATTTTCAGCCAGGTCCAGAAAGGAATCACAAGCCTTTCTGCCATAATTTGTGTACCATTGTAATGTTTAGCTTGCAAAATTAGCTTCTTATCATTCATTTTGTAGATTTTAGCAGACTAAATAATTGTTGATGGGAGTTTTTCTTGAGCTTATTACACATGTTTGTAAAATCTGGGCATGGATGAGGCCGTCATATCACAGTGAGTGGCTCACAACAAACTACAACAGAGCAGCATCAGCCCTTTATTAATGATTAACTCACTGCTGGTAAAAGTTGAGTTCCTCAAACCCATATGACCACAATGATGCAATGAAGAAGAGCTCACActgcaaaaataaaaccatcaaGGCTCTGCTTTTAGAGCAAAGTCTTAGAATAAAGCATACCTGCGGAGGAACTCGACAATGATGGCAACCAAGTACGAAGGGTCTCCCACCATCTCCTCAACAGGAGCAAACACAAAATCATACATCTCATCAGGTGAAATTGCTGGTGAATTAAGCTCCTCCTGCTGCTCGGAAATGTTAGCATCCAGTGGGGTGTTCCTTGCTCCAAGAAGATGATGTTGGGAAGATGATGTCTGAACATTAGCACCCACGTCCACTCTACTGTCGACAGACTGCATATCACTTGAATTGGTCTTTGGTGGTTCAAAGCTGGCATTCTCCTCGGCGTCTGAAGTTGGAAAAGTTGAAGTTCTATTAAAATGCTCACTGTCTGCACTAGCAGCAGATTCATGTTTAGCAGACTTCCCAAGTACACCTATCCTACTGGCAGTTGTGTCAGCCGCAGAACTAGGACTACTAACATGTGTGACAGTAGAAGGTAATGCCTTCTCAGATTTTATTCCCTTGAGATAGCTTCCCATTTTGATAGAGTGGGAGTAAGAGGTAACTAAAACATCCATAGCCCTGGCAACCATTGCCACAGGTCTGCGTTCTAGAATAACAGTGCGTGCCATTGCCAAACACAATTGCTTAGCCTGAAACAGCAGAAATGGAGTAGAATTACGGCTAGTTCACCAAGTAATCTTAAATAGAGATGGgcagaaaaaattgaaaggcaTTAGGATAATTGTACAATTTCAGACAAGGGCatatttaatcttttattaCATACATGAGGACCACTGCATTTTAGTTGGGCTATTGGCTTTATTTCTAATGATAGCCATGCATTTATAGTTTAATAAGAAGAGCAAtaaattgagaaattgaaaatgtagcTGAGGGTTCGAGATGTTCCAAAATGAAATATGTGTTTATAGTTACCGAAGAAGGAATGaattatttgcaatgaaaaaaattctatttacaagcCAAAGTGGAGGACACACCTTCCACACCAATGatatggcataatttgatttgcaagagaaaattaaaattttgaatgtcGCAAATCAAATCTGCCATGTCAACGGTGTGAATAGTGTGTTGGCTTGCAAGTAGAAGAAATCTTTGCAACGTGCTGTATATATGCCCCATAAACAATCACGTAAAGGAGAACGTGAAACAAAGGTTTTGACTCTATCATGCTGAGCAAAGCAAAACTGCATAAAGAGTACTACCTTATTGGCTTCCAACTTCCGCCGCTGCAAGAATTCTAGTACTGAAGGCATTTCTGAGCTGCTGGCAGAAATTGCCTGCAAGGAAATAGAATATTACATATTCATCACAGGAAGAATATCTTAATATTaacaaatgataaaaagaaaatagaatagACAACTTACCTCCAAATCTAAATGAATCTTCCACAGAATCTTGTTTGCGGCATCACATACGAGGTCGGGAACAAGGAAAGTCCAGTCATCTCCATAGATGGTGGCTTCATTTTCACTTACAATATTAGCTTCTGAACATTCGCTATCTTCCCTACCAGATCGAGAAGCAGAAGAATTATATCTGCAGAGACCCCTCAATAATAGAGGAAGTGGGGCAGATATGGGTGCCTGAGAATCTGCAAATATGTCATACAGTATAACGACCTTTGCATCAACTTGGTGAACAAGCAGTACATTATCAACCACACTCACAGAAATCCTGCTTGAATAAATAGGTAAAGAACCCTGCAGATAATCAACATCAATTTGTAAGTAGAGTCAACACTACACTGCGAGTAATgtcaaattacaaaatcatttgTTGTCCTGAAGACACATAAATGTGTAGGTTATAATACATGCACCAAATAATATTCTCCCACATCTGCGTTTGATCTGACAACGATGAGATCAAAAGCCACAACAACAATTCAGAAAAACCAGAAATAACAATTTGTGCTCTTCAAGCTAAGCTTCCTGGCCTTttattttgggggggggggggcaactAAAGTACGCTAGTAGTATACAAGAGAAGACCACCGGAGtttggtagagagagagagagagggagggcaAGAAGAAACTAAAATTGCAAATGAAAAGGcattatataaaagaagaaactaAGTGCAATTAGAGTATGCAGTCAACATGTACACCATGCACATCAAAACAGCATATGACAGACAAGATCGCACCAGTcattgaagaaaaagaacagcTCTCTGCTTCACTTTGGAGAAAAGCAACAGGATTATGAGCAACAATATTAAGTCCTTTTTCCCCACCCATTAAAGAAATCTCTCTTGGGAGGAGGAAGGCTTTCACcctagcttttttattttttattttaaacaagcTAGGCATCTAACAGACAgacaataaataaaacaaataattttcaatttcttattttagaAATGATAAGTTCCTTAAAAGTGGAGCGGTTGTcaatttaatctcatcttactGAGATCAGGTTAAGGTTATTCTCAAGATGCCAACAGCTATATATCCTATTACATGATACACTCGTAAGTCTCGTATATTCATCTCTATCATTTGGAAACTGTAGTAAAGAGTAACATCGTAagttttgttttcataactagATATTTAATATTACCTGATTTTGTGGACTAAAGACATGCAAATTATTTGAACTAATCCTCCAGTCTGCCACCAGCAGATATTTTAGAGCAAATCAAAGCAttggaaaagaaagaattttgtgCAGAAGCTACCTGCTGTACAACAGCATCACGGTAAAACCTATACAAGTGGAGGAGCATTGCAACTCTATCAACGTGCACGCAGTATATTCTACCATAACTGTGAACAGTGACAGGTATTAAATGTATGACtttgaaaacaatttaaatatattagcaGGAGAAACTAAACAATAGGCACCTACACAGTGACGATAAAGATATCTTCAGCAGCTAGGACGGGCTTACTGTCAGCTTCAGGTTTAGCCATTGCTATCTCAAACCTTGGTAAACGAATAATCCCCACGGATGAAAGCTAAGCAGAAGAAATTGTAACTGTGTCAGACAATAGGAGATGCTAAAGGACAGCCAAGCAGCTCTTATCAGTAGCCACGTTAAATGACATATGCACATAAGGAACACCAAAGAAACTTCATTGAAAATTTCATGTATCATggaataatgaaaatattatgttcTAGACCCGCAGTTCCAAACAACCATTTACACTGCTTttcaggaaaaagaagaaaataaaacaaaggtATTCATTGTTGAAAGGACTTGAGTGCACATAACTGCACCATCTGAACAGAAAACAGGAAACGGTCTATCATTAGAGTATTTTGCTTCTAAAAGTAAAATCTGCAAATAGAAGACAgctatttgaaataaataatactaataataatccaaacccctaggggttggctcaagttgGTAAAGGCTTTgagcttgggggtatgctccccccaggtctaaggttcaaatcccctttgGTGCAagcaatctctaggggccattggactgGAGAATTTCTTCTTGAATTACCTAAGATGCACTTGCAAGAAACtctttgccgagggcctgtgcacccctgggattagtcgagacgctgttcctggacacccggtgccaatcaaaataataataataataataatccatgAGGCTTCATCGTGAAAGAAGATGAGACACCAACCCTAAACTAACATCATTATACTGTATGAGATTGATAACTTGGATGTTGCACACCGAGAGAGAAAGGAACGAACAtaaaccagccatatgcatCACATTGAGGGAGAGGAATGGTTCAAGGATTCCCCAGCAGATCCTAGGTCTAGAGCACCATAAGAATGCGACCTTTTGGTCTAATTattatggattggtgcttcatgtgtaaaAGGAATGGAGAATCAGTAGATCATCTACTTCTCCATTGCTAAGTGGCAAAGGTTCTTTCAGACAAGATTTTTAATAGGATTGGTATTGGCtgggtgatgcctaggagggtggtggatctacTGCCTTGTTGGAGAGGAACACAGCCGTTTGGAAGACGGTTCCCCTAgatcttatgtggtgtatttagAATGAGAGGAATGGTCATCGTTTCAAAGATAGAGAACCCCCGTTGGTAGTGATTAAAGAATTTTTCTTCCATACATTATTAGTATGGGTATCggctattgttttttttttttttatataattaataaactttattgatcTAATGCAACTAGGCAAAACCCAtatacacaagaagtatacaaaagagaaacCTAATTACACTCTAGCAAGctaaaaagaaagtaaaaactcatgaacattccctccctttatTACGATATCAGAAAACCATTCAAccaaaaaagatacaaaaaagtTCCAGATTTCCCCCACTGTTCTCTCCTTCTTGTTGAAgaatctctcatttctttccaaccaaatacaccacagtAAGCACAAAGGGACCATCCTCCACGTCACAGCCAGCTGAGAGCTTTGATGTTGCCTATTCCAATATGTTAGGAGAtccaccacactcttgggcATAACCCAAGTCAACCCAGCCCTACTGATAATGTCAATCCCATAACTCCCTCGCCACCTCACAGTGCAGAAAAATATGATCTATTGATTCGCCATCTTTCTTACACAAATTGCACCACTCCAGTACAATCATCCCTCTTTTTCTTAAATTGTCAACCGTCAAAATCTTACCTAAAGCGGttgtccaagtaaaaaatgcaACTTTAGGTGGCACTGGAACTCTCCATATACCCTTCCATGGGAACACTATGGGCTGGTTATCTTGCAGCACCTTATAGAAGGATTTGACAGAAAATTTTTTGTTCACTGAATGTTTCCACAGCATTCTATCACCCCCACTTCCTCCTAGCTTCCTGGagtaaagaaaactgaaaaaaccTGCTATCTCCTCAACTTCCCAATCCTGCACATTCCTGGAAAAAGTCAGATTCCAGTACACTGTGCCATTGGCTCCGCATAACACTTCTGAAACAGCCGCCTGTTGATTTCCGACTAATCTGAAAACTCTGGGAAATGCAGAAAACAGTGCTCTCTCACTACTCCATTCATCAAACCAGAAACTAATTCTTGTGCCCTCACCAACCTCCAAACTGGTATGTGTTACAAACGCcttccacccctttctaataaacTTCCAAAGACTCACTCCATAAGCCCCTCTACCCTTCTTAGAACACATCCCCCCGATCACAACCATACTTCCCAGCCACTACTATTCTTCGCAACGAATCCTCTTCCAATTGgaatctccacaaccacttatCTAATAAGGCTTTATTGAAAGTGATCAAGTTAAGCACCCCCAAGCCggtaaaagaaataaagagagataatACGTAGGAAGATAGGAGAGAGTACTTTTGATGAGAGTTAATCTCCCACCTTTAGAAAGGTACAGCCGCATCCAAcctgacaattttttttctacctTCTCTACTACtccatcccaaatagattttgCTTTAAAAGAGGCTCACAAaggaacttatcaaaaaaaaaaaaaggctcccAAAGGAAGTCCAAGGTAACTCATAGGAAGTGCAGCCACCTTACAACCCAACAACTCAGCTAGATAGTTAATATGCCCCACCTCCTCCACCGGAACCAATTCTGACTTTCCCAAATTCACCTTGAGGCCCGAAACCGCTTCAAAACACAAGAGTGCAGCCCTTAGAGCTTGTATATTTCCGCTATCAGCAtcacagaaaattaaaatatcatctgCATACGATAAATGGGAAATGCATAACCCATTACTATTGTTTCCTACTGAAAAACCAGCAAGGAAACCACCCCTTACAGCAGCTTTCATCATGCGACTCAAAGCCTCCATCACTAAAACAAATAGGAAAGGAGATAACGGATTCCCTTGCCTCAAACCCCTCGAACTCTGAAAAAATCTACAAGGATTGCCATTGACTAACAAGGAGAACCGGGCGGTCGAGACACAATGTTTAATCCAATCACACCACCTATCTCCGAAACCACATCTCCTTAGCATATAAAGCAAAAAATCCCAGCTCACGTGGTCgtaggccttctccatgtccaGCTTGCAAAGAAATCCCGGTATACCATCCCTCAACCGGCtgtccaagcactcatttgctatcaaaactgaatccaaaatttgttgGCCCCAAACAAAGGCGTTTTGAGGTTTGGATATTATTTTATCCATCACCAAACACATGCGATTTGCTAGCACcttcaaaatgattttataaatcctGCCTACCAAACTTATAGGTCGAAAATCTTTCAATTTCATGGTCCTCGCGATCTTCGAGATGAGagcaataaaagtggcattaAGGGACTTCTCGAACTTGTGGCAAAGATGAAACTCATGAAAAACCTGATCACATCATCCTTTACTACTTCCCAACACTCTTGAAAAAAAGTCAAAGATAATCCATCCGGGCCGGGGCTTTGTCTTTACACATACCACACACCACTTGATGTACTTCAGATTCCTCgaaaggtctctccaaccaagTTGCCACACTAACATCAAGCTGGTCAAAAGACAACCCATCCAGTTTAGTGTCTTCATAGAAGCACACTATATGTTCTTGGACTTCCTCTGGGGACTGATATGCCATCTCACCGGAATGAATCGTCTCAATTACATTATTACGCTTGTGTGAGTTTGTcattttgtgaaagaacttgGTACATTTATCATCCTCCTTCAACCATGTCAACCTAGATTTTTGTCTCCCAAGAAATTTCTTCCAATAACAAAACCTTTTCAATCTCCACCACCACTTCAATCTTTCTTAACAATGACTCTTCATTAACCCCCCCAGCTTCTAGAGAATGCAACTCCTCCCAAAGAAGACTCTTTTGCTCATCCGTATGCCTGAAAACCTCAATATTCCACTTTTTTAAGTCCAGCTTAAGGGCCTTAAGCTTCCTAGCCACAATGTAACTAGATGTGCCCTAAAATGAATAGGAAGCCCACCAGTTCCTCACCCTCTCCTCAAAG
This window harbors:
- the LOC121265011 gene encoding uncharacterized protein LOC121265011, yielding MSGKASSSQPSVHLSGSGGLSHVYIQYPPLRCNISGSRGLFYDDGNKLLHSPTSDRVFSWKTVPFSPLADPISDLISEGPILSIRYSLDAKFIAVQRSNHDIQFWHRETGETFSQRCRSESESILGFFWTDCPLCDIVFVKTSGLDFFAYNSESKLLHLVETRKLNVSWYVYTHESRLVLLASGMQCKTFNGFQLSSVGIIRLPRFEIAMAKPEADSKPVLAAEDIFIVTVYGRIYCVHVDRVAMLLHLYRFYRDAVVQQGSLPIYSSRISVSVVDNVLLVHQVDAKVVILYDIFADSQAPISAPLPLLLRGLCRYNSSASRSGREDSECSEANIVSENEATIYGDDWTFLVPDLVCDAANKILWKIHLDLEAISASSSEMPSVLEFLQRRKLEANKAKQLCLAMARTVILERRPVAMVARAMDVLVTSYSHSIKMGSYLKGIKSEKALPSTVTHVSSPSSAADTTASRIGVLGKSAKHESAASADSEHFNRTSTFPTSDAEENASFEPPKTNSSDMQSVDSRVDVGANVQTSSSQHHLLGARNTPLDANISEQQEELNSPAISPDEMYDFVFAPVEEMVGDPSYLVAIIVEFLRSANSEKIKVHPNLYVLTIQLLARNERYTELGLFVINKIVEPSKEVALQLLESGHQNIQTGKLGLDMLRQLSLHHDYVLFLVQDGYYLEALRYARKYKVNTVQPSLFLEAAYASNDSQHLAAVLRFFSDFIPGFQNTSDHNTYYRILNEMSSSIAGHCF